Proteins co-encoded in one Sander vitreus isolate 19-12246 chromosome 9, sanVit1, whole genome shotgun sequence genomic window:
- the efcab7 gene encoding EF-hand calcium-binding domain-containing protein 7, producing MSFQELLRPADEEEAFYVQCRAAYLAVFRSSLTCITSKQQLCRALQQAGRNPTNATLNKYWTQRTSKLNFDDFCEILKNEKRTEETELMRAFKKMDVNSDGYISHSELEKALTTKGEKMTTEEVNAIFSLADINKDGKLDYAEFCRLLVSTAEQCQMAALERLEANAKLKRQNFGSQSYSPPKSSVSSASSAAAQAAATLSQPPETPQAESDTTLKKESRSSSRPSSARSRRSSLSNSITMTSSSTKGSKIPEPSGLQEWHHSYMKGCFFLEDDGSIGSLQYQLHVPQTTNVYLTIQPLSFSHGPDKPSSWMTVDTALFVMSAGEIGEESTLVCFTESKDKEKYVWKGELHAGTYYLLPFTSGCKLKKRSKKSLSNKPLELIYRTDTGELDLTRELREVLSDIFEVIDLDGNGLLSLEEYNLFELRTSGEKCDKDAWAVCKENFDMRKNQLTQQGFMELNLMEATEKDGDPADLWVTLEAMGYNRMLELVEACPFQIDVHCEGTQPSIQPLSMDSGPKLLIQALQKSITARTGAKALRGQDNVFIYTYRGEHRISSLIANKANQKVTVHVNNEQSRNCCSSRGMSVFAVEVPARTKMVCQHILPINERQDWTYNSVETILPC from the exons ATGTCTTTTCAAGAGTTACTTCGTCCTGCTGATGAAGAGGAGGCTTTCTACGTGCAGTGCAGAGCCGCATACCTTGCTGTGTTCAGATCTAGTTTGACATGTATCACTTCGAAACAGCAGCTATGTCGTG CTCTCCAGCAGGCTGGTAGAAATCCAACCAATGCAACTCTCAATAAATACTGGACCCAGAGAACATCCAAACTGAACTTTGATGACTTCTGTGAGATTCTTAAAAATGAGAAGAGAACTGAGGAAACAGAGCTGATGAGAGCCTTCAAAAAGATGGATGTGAACAGTGATGGCTACATTTCACACAGTGAACTGGAGAAGGCCCTCACCACT aaaggagagaaaatgaCCACTGAAGAGGTGAATGCTATTTTCTCATTGGCTGACATCAACAAAGATGGAAAACTGGACTATGCAGAA TTCTGCAGATTGCTTGTGTCTACAGCAGAGCAGTGTCAGATGGCTGCTTTGGAGAGGCTCGAGGCTAATGCCAAGCTGAAGAGACAGAACTTTGGCAGTCAGTCATACAGCCCTCCGAAGAGCTCAGTGTCATCGgcatcatcagcagcagcacaagCGGCAGCGACTCTCTCTCAGCCTCCAGAAACACCTCAGGCAGAATCAGACACCACACTCAAGAAAG AGAGCCGATCATCCTCCCGTCCTTCTTCCGCTCGCAGTAGACGGTCGTCCCTGTCCAACTCGATCACAATGACATCCAGCAGCACTAAGGGCAGCAAAATACCAGAGCCTTCAGGCTTACAG GAGTGGCATCACAGTTATATGAAGGGCTGTTTCTTCTTGGAGGATGATGGGAGTATCGGCTCTCTACAGTACCAGCTCCACGTCCCCCAGACAACTAACGTCTACCTAACCATTCAACCACTCAGCTTCAGCCATGGACCCG ACAAGCCTTCTTCATGGATGACAGTGGACACAGCTCTTTTTGTCATGTCAGCTGGTGAAATCGGAGAGGAATCAACTTTAGTGTGTTTCACTGAGTCGAAAGACAAAgaa AAGTATGTTTGGAAAGGAGAATTGCATGCTGGGACTTACTACCTGCTTCCCTTTACCAGTGGCTGCAAACTAAAGAAAAGGAGCAAAAAGAGCCTTTCTAATAAACCGTTAGAGCTCATCTACAGGACTGACACTGGAGAACTAGACCTCACCAGGGAgctcag GGAGGTGCTGTCTGACATCTTTGAGGTGATAGACCTGGATGGGAATGGTTTGCTCAGTCTAGAGGAGTACAATTTATTTGAGCTAAGGACCAGTGGAGAGAAATGTGACAAGGATGCCTGGGCTGTCTGCAAAG AGAACTTTGATATGAGAAAGAACCAGCTGACACAGCAGGGTTTCATGGAGCTGAACTTGATGGAGGCcacagagaaagatggagaccCTGCAGACCTGTGGGTCACCCTGGAAGCCATGGGCTACAACCGAATGCTGGAGCTGGTAGAG GCTTGTCCATTCCAGATAGATGTGCACTGTGAAGGCACTCAGCCATCCATCCAGCCACTCAGTATGGACTCAGGGCCCAAGCTTCTGATCCAGGCCCTCCAGAAGTCCATCACAGCCAGGACGGGGGCCAAAGCACTGAGGGGACAAGACAACGTCTTCATCTACACCTACCGAGGAGAACACAGGATCTCCTCCCTCATAGCCAACAAG GCCAACCAGAAAGTGACTGTCCATGTAAACAATGAGCAGAGCAGgaactgctgcagcagcagaggcaTGAGTGTGTTTGCTGTTGAGGTGCCAGCCAGGACTAAGATG GTGTGCCAACACATCCTGCCCATCAATGAGAGACAAGATTGGACCTACAACTCTGTGGAGACCATACTACCCTGCTAG
- the pgm1 gene encoding phosphoglucomutase-1, with the protein MVKVTTVKTKPYTDQKPGTSGLRKRVTVFQQNQHYAENFIQSIISVIEPAERQAATVVVGGDGRFFMKDAIQLIVQIAAGNGIGHLVIGQNGIMSTPAVSCVIRKIKAVGGIILTASHNPGGPTGDFGIKYNISSGGPAPEGITNKIFEISKTLQEYHICPELKVDLSKIGKQTFEVDTFKPFTVEIVDSVEAYAEMLRGIFDFAALKDLLSGASHINVRLDAMHGVVGPYVKKIVCEELGSPANSAVNCVPKEDFGGHHPDPNLTYAADLVNTMKGGEYDLGAAFDGDGDRNMVLGKNGFFVNPSDSVAVIAANITSIPYFQKTGVKGLARSMPTSGALDNVAKALQMQLYETPTGWKFFGNLMDAGKLSLCGEESFGTGSDHIREKDGLWAVLAWLSILATRKQSVEEIMKDHWQKFGRNFFTRYDYEEVDSDAANKMIKDLETAMFDPSFVGKKFSSGDKTYEVAVSDNFSYTDPVDGSVSKNQGLRVIFSDGSRIIFRLSGTGSAGATIRLYIDSYEKDPQKIYQDPQVMLAPLVDIALKVSQLQEKTGRTSPTVIT; encoded by the exons ATGGTGAAAGTAACGACAGTGAAGACCAAGCCGTACACGGACCAGAAGCCCGGGACGAGCGGCCTGAGGAAGAGGGTGACGGTGTTTCAACAGAACCAGCACTATGCGGAAAACTTCATTCAGAGCATCATCTCTGTCATCGAGCCTGCCGAGCGCCAGGCTGCCACTGTGGTGGTGGGAGGAGATGGGAGGTTTTTCATGAAAGACGCGATTCAGTTGATCGTTCAGATTGCTGCTGGCAACGGG ATTGGCCATCTGGTGATTGGTCAGAATGGCATCATGTCCACCCCAGCAGTCTCCTGTGTGATCCGCAAGATAAAGGCAGTGGGTGGCATTATCCTCACAGCCAGCCACAACCCCGGAGGCCCCACTGGAGACTTTGGCATTAAATACAACATCTCCAGTGGAG GACCTGCTCCAGAGGGCATCACAAACAAAATATTTGAGATCAGCAAAACCCTGCAGGAGTATCACATCTGCCCAGAGCTGAAAGTGGATCTGTCCAAGATCGGCAAACAGACCTTTGAAGTGGACACTTTCAAACCTTTCACAG TGGAGATTGTGGACTCTGTGGAGGCCTATGCTGAGATGCTGAGGGGCATCTTTGACTTTGCTGCACTGAAGGATCTTCTCTCTGGAGCCAGTCACATTAATGTCCGCCTGGATGCTATGCACGGAG TGGTTGGTCCTTATGTGAAGAAGATAGTCTGTGAAGAGCTGGGTTCTCCTGCCAACTCAGCAGTCAACTGTGTCCCCAAGGAGGACTTCGGGGGCCACCACCCTGACCCCAACTTGACCTATGCTGCCGACCTGGTCAACACCATGAAAGGAGGAGAATATGATTTGGGCGCAGCCTTTGATGGTGATGGT GACCGTAACATGGTGCTGGGTAAAAATGGCTTTTTCGTGAACCCCTCAGACTCAGTGGCTGTCATTGCTGCCAACATTACCAGCATCCCTTACTTCCAGAAGACTGGTGTCAAAGGACTGGCCCGCAGTATGCCCACAAGTGGAGCCCTTGACAA TGTGGCGAAAGCTCTGCAGATGCAGCTGTACGAGACTCCCACTGGCTGGAAGTTCTTTGGAAATCTGATGGATGCTGGAAAACTTTCACTGTGTGGAGAGGAGAGCTTCGGCACAG GCTCAGATCATATTCGTGAGAAGGACGGCTTGTGGGCGGTGCTTGCATGGTTGTCAATCTTAGCTACCAGGAAACAGAGCGTGGAAGAGATCATGAAGGATCACTGGCAGAAGTTTGGCAGGAACTTCTTCACCAG GTACGACTATGAGGAGGTCGACTCAGACGCGGCCAACAAGATGATCAAGGATCTGGAGACGGCAATGTTCGACCCATCCTTCGTAGGGAAGAAGTTCTCATCAGGTGATAAGACTTATGAGGTCGCTGTCTCTGACAACTTTTCCTACACAGACCCTGTGGACGGAAGTGTGTCCAAAAACCAG gGCCTCAGGGTCATCTTCTCTGATGGTTCGAGGATCATTTTCCGTCTCAGCGGTACAGGCAGCGCGGGAGCAACCATCAGGCTCTACATAGACAGCTATGAGAAGGACCCCCAGAAGATTTACCAGGACCCACAG